In Salinibacterium sp. ZJ70, one DNA window encodes the following:
- a CDS encoding LysE family translocator, whose amino-acid sequence MVPLTHLGAFAVAAAVLILMPGPSILFVIGRTIAYGRLAGVLSVIGNALGMVPLLALVALGVGALVAQSAVIFTVIKVAGAAYLVYLGIQAIRHRRVDIEVDSGARRSPWVLLGEGFVVGVTNPKTIAFFVAVLPQFVDYSAGAIPWQLAQLGLVFVVMAMALDSVWALAAGTARRWFATSPGRIAGLRATGGGMMIGLGGIMLATGAKS is encoded by the coding sequence ATGGTCCCGCTCACCCACCTCGGCGCCTTCGCGGTCGCCGCGGCCGTGCTCATCCTGATGCCCGGACCGAGCATCCTGTTCGTCATCGGGCGCACGATCGCCTACGGTCGCCTCGCCGGCGTCCTGAGCGTCATCGGGAACGCGCTCGGGATGGTGCCGCTGCTGGCGCTGGTGGCGCTCGGGGTGGGCGCCCTCGTGGCGCAGTCGGCCGTCATCTTCACCGTGATCAAGGTCGCAGGGGCCGCCTACCTCGTGTACCTCGGCATCCAGGCGATCCGACACCGACGCGTCGACATCGAGGTGGATTCGGGCGCACGGCGCTCACCGTGGGTGCTGCTCGGGGAGGGCTTCGTGGTGGGCGTCACCAACCCCAAGACCATCGCATTCTTCGTGGCCGTGCTGCCGCAGTTCGTCGACTACTCCGCCGGAGCGATCCCCTGGCAGCTGGCTCAGCTCGGCCTGGTGTTCGTCGTCATGGCGATGGCGCTCGACTCGGTGTGGGCACTCGCGGCAGGAACAGCGCGGCGCTGGTTTGCCACCTCGCCCGGCCGGATCGCGGGACTCCGGGCCACGGGCGGCGGAATGATGATCGGGCTCGGCGGAATCATGCTCGCCACCGGCGCGAAGAGCTGA
- a CDS encoding ATP-binding protein produces MTSRAMPPFAVRRTPLVRPRAVALAGVSVALARHLRMPTVGVRWIFAGSALFAGLAAFATTMYPAMAVLVALAVAPSLLYAWLWVFVPREEGTSDAPRARRLPVASLLLVAAAVCALALVLTTTWPMQMPPGAIEAAVLASLAIGWTVAVDARDHTRAANAPRVRALAAGFMILLGAALLPFSISAGRPVIAVFSVVVVLLGALSFVVPFVIDRINARSAERATHARDEQRAEIAAHLHDSVLQTLAIIQNRAGAGSEVARIARAQERELRDWLFAGTDPFAGDLATELRTMAAELELEYAVRIEVVTVGDVAAVESAALAGAAREALVNAARHAGGDVTVYAEARPDAVELFIRDRGAGFDPDAVPDGRLGIRESIVGRMTRAGGAASVASSAAGTEVQLRLPRRAVGNGAIS; encoded by the coding sequence ATGACCTCCCGGGCGATGCCTCCGTTCGCGGTGAGGCGCACCCCTCTGGTGCGGCCGCGCGCCGTTGCGCTCGCGGGAGTGAGCGTCGCGCTCGCGAGGCACCTGCGCATGCCGACCGTCGGTGTGCGATGGATCTTCGCCGGCAGCGCGCTGTTCGCCGGACTCGCGGCCTTCGCCACGACGATGTATCCGGCGATGGCGGTGCTCGTCGCGCTCGCCGTGGCGCCGAGCCTGCTCTACGCGTGGCTCTGGGTGTTCGTGCCGCGCGAAGAGGGAACCTCGGATGCGCCGCGCGCGCGTCGCCTGCCTGTCGCCTCGCTGCTGCTCGTGGCAGCGGCGGTGTGCGCACTCGCGCTCGTGCTCACGACGACGTGGCCGATGCAGATGCCGCCCGGTGCGATCGAGGCGGCGGTGCTCGCTTCGCTGGCGATCGGCTGGACCGTGGCCGTGGATGCGCGGGACCACACCCGCGCGGCCAACGCCCCTCGCGTCCGCGCCCTGGCCGCGGGATTCATGATCCTGCTGGGTGCCGCCCTTCTGCCGTTCTCGATCAGCGCCGGGCGGCCGGTCATCGCGGTCTTCTCGGTCGTCGTGGTCCTGCTCGGCGCGCTCTCGTTCGTGGTGCCGTTCGTGATCGATCGCATCAATGCCCGCAGCGCCGAGCGCGCGACGCACGCCCGCGACGAGCAGCGCGCCGAGATCGCCGCGCACCTGCACGACTCGGTGCTGCAGACGCTCGCGATCATCCAGAACCGCGCTGGCGCCGGATCCGAGGTGGCCCGCATTGCGCGCGCCCAGGAGCGCGAGCTGCGCGACTGGCTCTTCGCGGGCACCGACCCGTTCGCGGGTGACCTCGCCACCGAGCTGCGCACGATGGCGGCGGAGCTCGAGCTCGAGTACGCCGTGCGCATCGAGGTGGTGACGGTGGGGGATGTCGCCGCCGTCGAGTCGGCGGCGCTCGCGGGGGCCGCACGCGAGGCGCTCGTGAACGCGGCGCGGCACGCGGGCGGCGACGTCACCGTGTACGCAGAGGCGCGGCCGGATGCGGTGGAGCTGTTCATCCGCGACCGCGGGGCGGGGTTCGATCCGGATGCCGTTCCGGATGGGCGACTCGGCATCCGTGAGTCGATCGTCGGGCGCATGACGCGGGCGGGTGGCGCTGCGAGCGTCGCATCGAGCGCGGCGGGCACCGAGGTCCAGCTGAGACTGCCGCGACGTGCGGTGGGGAACGGAGCCATCTCGTGA
- the nusG gene encoding transcription termination/antitermination protein NusG: MTSEPRDIDLATAAEQSSEEDEAQEGNVLAHEVSSSEPVESHAVHIIDDADVESGLESALDALEAATDPEADAIVDDALDIDSPDEADAAAAATADEQDDEDEAEEVVVDPYEEFRAELRMKPGKWYVIHSYAGFEKRVKQNIESRRTSMAMEDYVFEVQVPMEDVVEIKNGQRKLVNRVRIPGYVLVRMELNEDSWSVVRHTPGVTGFVGNAHNPTPLRFEEAFNMLKSLVQVVEAPTKGGSTSKGGATVARSIPAEVDFEIGETITIKEGSFAGLPGTISEIKPESGKLTVLVSLFERETPVELSFDQVTKL; encoded by the coding sequence GTGACTTCAGAACCGCGCGACATCGACCTCGCCACCGCCGCCGAGCAGTCCTCCGAAGAGGACGAGGCGCAGGAGGGCAACGTTCTCGCGCACGAGGTGAGCAGCAGCGAACCCGTCGAGAGCCACGCTGTGCACATCATCGACGACGCGGATGTCGAGTCGGGCCTGGAGAGCGCGCTCGACGCGCTCGAGGCGGCGACCGACCCCGAGGCTGACGCGATCGTCGACGACGCCCTCGACATCGACTCCCCTGACGAGGCCGACGCCGCTGCCGCGGCCACCGCCGACGAGCAGGACGACGAGGACGAGGCTGAAGAGGTCGTCGTCGACCCGTACGAGGAGTTCCGCGCCGAGCTGCGCATGAAGCCGGGCAAGTGGTACGTCATCCACTCGTACGCGGGCTTCGAGAAGCGCGTGAAGCAGAACATCGAGTCCCGTCGCACCTCGATGGCCATGGAGGACTACGTCTTCGAGGTCCAGGTGCCGATGGAAGACGTCGTCGAGATCAAGAACGGCCAGCGCAAGCTCGTGAACCGTGTGCGCATCCCCGGCTACGTGCTGGTGCGCATGGAGCTCAACGAGGACTCGTGGTCGGTCGTGCGTCACACCCCCGGCGTGACGGGCTTCGTGGGCAACGCCCACAACCCCACGCCGCTGCGCTTCGAAGAGGCATTCAACATGCTCAAGTCGCTCGTGCAGGTCGTCGAGGCCCCCACGAAGGGCGGCTCGACGAGCAAGGGCGGCGCGACTGTCGCACGCTCGATCCCGGCCGAGGTCGACTTCGAGATCGGCGAGACCATCACGATCAAGGAGGGCTCGTTCGCGGGTCTTCCCGGCACGATCTCCGAGATCAAGCCGGAGTCGGGCAAGCTCACCGTCCTCGTCTCGCTCTTCGAGCGCGAGACGCCGGTCGAGCTCTCGTTCGACCAGGTCACCAAGCTCTGA
- a CDS encoding endonuclease domain-containing protein, translating into MRLVELPDGLGRAFSTKAALEAGVHPARLRKVDLARPFHGVREIAPALTLEERCRTYAARMRPDEFFCSATAALLHEIPLPLDLEDDRRLHVAVPNPRRAPRSKGIIGHKFVVHPARGEVVEFSGLRVSSPERSWCELGAILDTTDLVAAGDHLIRPANRLSSAARLRATLERHPHKRTRERLEAVFALLDPGAESPAESALRVLLVRAGISGFRSNLRVHVAGRMRRIDLAHEDRMVALEYQGDIHRDTRQWRADMTRIAELESVGWRVGYINADDMRDPDRLVARIRRLLAGDPPIHL; encoded by the coding sequence ATGCGCCTCGTCGAACTGCCTGATGGGCTCGGTCGCGCCTTCTCTACGAAGGCCGCGCTCGAGGCCGGTGTCCACCCGGCCCGGCTCAGGAAAGTGGACCTTGCGCGACCGTTTCACGGCGTCCGTGAGATCGCCCCGGCCCTCACGTTGGAAGAGCGCTGCCGCACCTATGCGGCGCGGATGCGCCCCGACGAGTTCTTCTGCTCCGCTACCGCGGCGCTCCTTCACGAAATCCCGCTCCCCCTCGATCTCGAAGACGATCGCCGTCTGCATGTCGCGGTGCCGAACCCGCGTCGTGCCCCGAGATCGAAAGGGATCATCGGTCACAAGTTCGTCGTTCATCCGGCCCGCGGCGAAGTCGTCGAGTTCTCGGGCCTGCGGGTCAGCTCACCCGAGCGGTCCTGGTGCGAGCTCGGGGCGATCCTCGACACCACTGACCTGGTCGCTGCTGGCGATCACCTCATCCGCCCGGCGAATCGCCTCAGCAGCGCGGCACGACTTCGCGCCACCTTGGAGCGCCACCCGCACAAGCGCACCCGCGAACGACTCGAGGCCGTCTTCGCGCTTCTCGATCCGGGCGCCGAGAGCCCCGCCGAAAGCGCCCTGCGGGTGCTGCTCGTACGAGCGGGTATCTCCGGATTCCGGTCCAACCTCCGCGTGCACGTTGCGGGCAGAATGCGCCGGATCGACCTGGCGCATGAGGACCGGATGGTCGCTCTCGAGTATCAGGGCGACATCCATCGGGACACCCGACAGTGGCGGGCCGACATGACGCGCATCGCAGAGCTCGAGTCGGTGGGGTGGCGAGTCGGGTACATCAATGCTGATGACATGCGCGACCCCGACCGGCTCGTCGCCCGCATCCGCAGGCTTCTCGCGGGAGACCCCCCAATCCACCTCTGA
- the secE gene encoding preprotein translocase subunit SecE has translation MARKVMDEPSEDIVANAKRDRAQRRNPFARLILFIRQVVAELKKVVTPTRRELFSYTGVVLVFVIIMMGIVWGLDQVYTWLVQFTFGDADAL, from the coding sequence GTGGCACGCAAGGTGATGGACGAGCCCAGTGAGGACATCGTCGCCAACGCCAAGCGCGATCGTGCGCAGCGGAGGAATCCGTTCGCGCGCCTGATTCTCTTCATCCGTCAGGTCGTCGCCGAACTCAAGAAGGTCGTCACCCCGACGCGTCGTGAGCTCTTCAGCTACACGGGCGTCGTGCTGGTGTTCGTCATCATCATGATGGGCATCGTGTGGGGCCTCGACCAGGTCTACACCTGGCTTGTGCAGTTCACATTCGGAGACGCAGACGCCCTCTGA
- a CDS encoding LysE/ArgO family amino acid transporter — protein MTTSAALLAALAGASLGFSLIVAIGAQNTHVLRQGIRREHVLVVVAICALSDVTLIALSIAGTGAVLTAAPWLLTVVRIGGAVFLACYGVLAARRAWRPAADGLQAASDDTAEAPRTSRSSLLTAIATTVAVTWLNPHVYLDIAIIGTLANGYGDARWFFGAGIVAASMIWFATLGFGARMLAPVFARPRAWRILDALIACVMLTLAALVALPLFTGSGH, from the coding sequence GTGACCACATCCGCCGCCCTGCTCGCCGCCCTCGCCGGAGCGTCGCTTGGGTTCTCCCTCATCGTCGCGATCGGCGCGCAGAACACCCACGTTCTGCGTCAGGGCATCCGGCGCGAACACGTTCTCGTCGTCGTCGCGATCTGCGCGCTGTCGGATGTGACGCTCATCGCCCTGAGCATCGCCGGCACCGGCGCCGTGCTCACCGCGGCCCCCTGGCTGCTGACCGTGGTGCGCATCGGCGGGGCCGTGTTCCTCGCCTGCTACGGCGTGCTCGCCGCCCGCCGGGCGTGGCGGCCCGCCGCGGACGGACTGCAGGCCGCCTCCGACGACACCGCGGAGGCACCGCGCACGAGCCGCAGCAGCCTGCTCACAGCCATCGCGACAACCGTCGCGGTCACCTGGCTGAACCCCCACGTGTACCTCGACATCGCGATCATCGGCACCCTCGCCAACGGCTACGGGGATGCGCGGTGGTTCTTCGGCGCGGGCATCGTCGCCGCATCCATGATCTGGTTCGCGACGCTCGGATTCGGGGCCCGGATGCTGGCCCCCGTGTTCGCCCGCCCGCGCGCCTGGCGCATCCTGGACGCCCTCATCGCGTGCGTCATGCTCACCCTCGCGGCGCTCGTGGCCCTGCCGCTGTTCACCGGCTCCGGCCACTGA
- a CDS encoding LysR family transcriptional regulator ArgP — translation MNLDREHLATLRAVIDAGTFEAAARALLVTPSAVSQRVKALEQQLGRVLIERSKPVRATESGEVLLRLAREIALLEADAASALRLEGTEGAFANVTLAVNADTLGSWFLPAIAPVCAERRILVDISREDQDRTAALLAAGRVMAAVTSQARPVPGCTSTPLGSMVYRPAASRAFAERWFPDGPTTAAFAAAPLVDFDHEDDLQSRWLRRVSRAPLDPPRHVVSGSGDFEQAIALGLGWGMLLEHQLARAAPGQFVELSPPDSGIEVPLFWQQWNLRSPALDAIAEAVVEAAARALDAPRSRR, via the coding sequence ATGAATCTGGATCGCGAGCACCTCGCCACTCTGCGTGCGGTGATCGACGCGGGCACGTTCGAGGCGGCGGCGCGCGCCCTTCTCGTCACGCCATCGGCGGTGAGCCAGCGCGTCAAGGCTCTCGAGCAGCAGCTCGGCCGCGTGCTCATCGAACGCAGCAAGCCCGTGCGCGCGACCGAGTCGGGCGAGGTGCTGCTGCGGCTGGCGCGCGAGATCGCGCTGCTCGAAGCGGACGCCGCGTCCGCCCTGCGCCTCGAGGGCACAGAGGGCGCCTTCGCGAATGTCACGCTCGCCGTCAACGCCGACACCCTCGGATCCTGGTTCCTGCCCGCCATCGCTCCCGTGTGCGCCGAGCGGCGCATCCTCGTCGACATCAGCCGCGAGGATCAGGACCGCACGGCGGCCCTGCTCGCCGCCGGTCGCGTGATGGCCGCTGTCACCTCGCAGGCGCGCCCGGTGCCCGGCTGCACTTCGACCCCGCTCGGCTCGATGGTCTACCGCCCGGCCGCCTCGCGCGCCTTCGCGGAGCGCTGGTTCCCCGACGGGCCGACGACCGCGGCGTTCGCGGCGGCGCCTCTCGTCGACTTCGACCATGAGGACGACCTGCAGTCGCGCTGGCTGCGGCGCGTCTCGCGTGCGCCGCTCGATCCGCCGCGGCACGTCGTGTCCGGATCGGGCGACTTCGAGCAGGCGATCGCGCTCGGTCTCGGATGGGGGATGCTGCTGGAGCACCAGCTCGCGCGGGCCGCACCGGGGCAGTTCGTCGAGCTCTCGCCGCCCGATTCGGGAATCGAGGTGCCGCTGTTCTGGCAGCAGTGGAACCTGCGCTCGCCAGCACTGGATGCGATCGCGGAAGCCGTTGTGGAGGCGGCGGCGCGGGCACTGGACGCACCCCGCAGTCGCCGGTGA
- a CDS encoding PspC domain-containing protein: MTPRSAASEAPADEDQTPPVDPPAAGTAAPETSSSETAFFAWIRGLGLERRTGWLGGVCAGVADRVGLDPILVRGIVVVLAVIGAPVVLLYAIAWALLPDENGVIHVQELLRGTVTRALPGIVALFLLSFLPVTQGFWHVGALYFDDIGWGGAIARAAWTGVVLIAAIVLVVWLARRASGEPVQVPATTDDRPETVPAAPAAAVPGAGTAALADAAAPRAIVPDPGAEPPRPVDASDEELAEWKRQQEEWKRQRAEWAAEQRRTERERRQAEAHERAVEAADASRERARIRRLTNPRAGAGVVFLVLGVGVVAAAVATLLGSQTRGLAGTASAAWIIGAATLVGVLGLGTVIVALCRRRSGGLAFFSTIAVLLLAFTVVVPSDRQLLLGGGSSLDNPGRYAQFNGSTHVFVEDLGGAARVIDLWQFSGGIGIELDEGATVRIDATSDSGHLSLILEEWFDDESYQYSFFGDGDGRASVTIGEGDPDVILKLWTRHAGIQVYPHLTASSALPVDPAPGHVDRHSWDGDSLKPLLPGEDVASENQASPPQPAPQPAPESTESAEGVAP; this comes from the coding sequence ATGACCCCACGTTCCGCCGCATCCGAGGCCCCCGCCGACGAAGACCAGACACCGCCCGTCGACCCCCCTGCGGCCGGGACCGCGGCCCCCGAGACCTCGAGTTCCGAGACGGCCTTCTTCGCCTGGATCCGCGGGCTCGGTCTCGAGCGCCGCACGGGATGGCTCGGCGGCGTGTGCGCGGGCGTGGCCGATCGGGTCGGTCTCGACCCGATCCTCGTGCGCGGCATCGTGGTCGTGCTGGCTGTGATCGGCGCACCTGTTGTGCTGCTGTACGCGATCGCCTGGGCGCTTCTGCCGGACGAGAACGGCGTCATCCACGTGCAGGAGCTGCTGCGGGGCACCGTGACGCGCGCGCTTCCCGGGATCGTCGCCCTGTTCCTGCTGTCGTTCCTGCCCGTCACTCAGGGGTTCTGGCATGTCGGCGCTCTCTACTTCGACGACATCGGATGGGGCGGCGCGATCGCTCGAGCGGCATGGACCGGCGTGGTGCTGATCGCCGCGATCGTGCTCGTCGTGTGGCTCGCGCGGCGGGCCTCCGGCGAGCCCGTGCAGGTGCCGGCGACCACCGACGACCGACCGGAGACGGTGCCTGCGGCACCCGCGGCTGCGGTCCCCGGCGCCGGCACCGCAGCCCTCGCCGATGCGGCCGCGCCCCGCGCGATCGTGCCCGACCCGGGCGCCGAACCGCCACGTCCCGTCGATGCCTCCGACGAGGAGCTCGCCGAATGGAAGCGCCAGCAGGAGGAGTGGAAGCGGCAGCGTGCCGAATGGGCCGCGGAGCAGCGCCGCACCGAACGCGAGCGCCGCCAGGCCGAGGCGCACGAGCGCGCCGTCGAAGCCGCGGATGCCTCGCGCGAGCGGGCGCGCATCCGACGGCTGACGAATCCGCGTGCGGGAGCCGGGGTCGTGTTCCTGGTGCTCGGAGTCGGTGTCGTGGCCGCCGCGGTCGCGACCCTCCTCGGGAGCCAGACGCGCGGACTCGCCGGCACCGCAAGCGCCGCGTGGATCATCGGCGCGGCGACCCTCGTCGGCGTGTTGGGGCTCGGCACCGTCATCGTGGCGCTCTGCCGCCGCCGCAGCGGGGGGCTCGCGTTCTTCTCGACGATCGCCGTGCTTCTGCTCGCGTTCACGGTGGTCGTGCCGAGCGACCGGCAGCTGCTGCTGGGCGGGGGGAGCAGCCTCGACAATCCCGGTCGGTACGCCCAGTTCAACGGCAGCACCCACGTGTTCGTCGAGGATCTTGGTGGTGCCGCTCGCGTCATCGACCTCTGGCAGTTCAGTGGCGGCATCGGCATCGAACTCGATGAGGGCGCCACCGTGCGCATCGACGCCACCAGCGACTCCGGCCATCTCAGCCTGATCCTCGAAGAGTGGTTCGACGACGAGTCGTACCAGTACTCGTTCTTCGGCGATGGTGACGGACGCGCGTCCGTCACCATCGGCGAGGGCGATCCGGATGTGATCCTCAAGCTCTGGACGCGTCACGCTGGCATTCAGGTCTACCCCCACCTCACAGCGAGCAGCGCGCTCCCTGTCGATCCCGCACCGGGGCACGTGGATCGTCACTCGTGGGACGGGGACAGCCTCAAGCCGCTCCTTCCGGGCGAGGATGTCGCATCCGAGAATCAGGCCTCCCCGCCCCAGCCCGCGCCCCAGCCCGCGCCCGAATCAACCGAATCCGCCGAAGGAGTCGCCCCGTGA
- a CDS encoding response regulator transcription factor, with translation MTRVIIVDDHSIFRTGLRTDLGDAVEVVAEAGDVDAAVRAIAELRPEVVLLDVHLPGGAGGGGAEVVRRCADLLAEVRFLALSVSDSAEDVVGVIRAGARGYITKATSGAEVAAAVGTVAAGDAVFSPRLAGFVLDAFGTAAGAPAVAATDDELDRLSAREQEVMRLIARGYAYKEVASALFISIKTVETHVSSVLRKLQLSSRHELTAWALERRLL, from the coding sequence GTGACGCGCGTGATCATCGTCGACGACCATTCGATCTTCCGCACCGGTCTGCGCACGGATCTCGGCGACGCCGTCGAGGTGGTCGCCGAGGCGGGCGACGTCGACGCGGCGGTGCGCGCGATCGCCGAGCTGCGACCTGAGGTCGTGCTGCTCGATGTGCACCTGCCGGGTGGCGCGGGCGGCGGGGGAGCGGAGGTCGTGCGCCGATGCGCCGACCTGCTCGCCGAGGTGCGGTTTCTCGCGCTGTCGGTGTCGGACTCCGCGGAGGACGTCGTGGGCGTCATCCGGGCGGGGGCCCGCGGCTACATCACGAAGGCGACGAGCGGCGCGGAGGTTGCGGCGGCGGTCGGCACCGTCGCGGCGGGCGATGCGGTGTTCTCGCCGCGGCTCGCGGGGTTCGTGCTCGACGCGTTCGGCACCGCGGCGGGTGCGCCCGCTGTCGCCGCGACGGATGACGAGCTCGACCGGCTCTCGGCCCGCGAGCAGGAGGTGATGCGGCTCATCGCGCGCGGCTACGCCTACAAGGAGGTCGCATCCGCGCTCTTCATCTCGATCAAGACGGTCGAGACGCACGTGTCGAGCGTGCTGCGCAAGCTCCAGCTGTCGTCGCGCCATGAGCTCACCGCCTGGGCGCTGGAGCGCCGCCTGCTCTAG
- a CDS encoding DUF368 domain-containing protein produces the protein MAALRTLLDLLRGGLIGVVETIPGVSGGTIALVIGIYDDLIQSAGHLIRGVLGWVRGTIARTDRSVARAHLAAVRWRVVIPALVGMAVALVIAARVVEPIVEEHPVETRALFAGLILASLIVPIRMVGGWRRRDVAYAILAAVVGFAFASIPAADAIQPPMWLVAIAAAIAVCALVMPGVSGSFILLVMGLYAPTLGALNDRDWAYIGVFALGAVVGLGAFIPVLQRLLRTRRNVTLAVMTGLMVGSLRALWPWQDATGSPIAPTGEVWPVVGLIVLGVVIVLGLIAVERAVVGGRQARELEDIVDDTREIPRPDASGR, from the coding sequence GTGGCGGCTCTCCGCACACTTCTCGACCTGCTTCGCGGCGGACTGATCGGGGTCGTCGAGACGATTCCCGGTGTCTCGGGCGGCACGATCGCGCTCGTCATCGGCATCTACGACGACCTGATCCAGTCGGCGGGGCACCTGATCCGCGGCGTGCTCGGATGGGTGCGCGGCACGATCGCGCGCACCGACCGCTCGGTGGCGCGTGCGCACCTGGCCGCGGTGCGGTGGCGCGTCGTGATCCCCGCACTCGTGGGCATGGCCGTGGCGCTCGTGATCGCTGCGAGGGTCGTCGAGCCGATCGTGGAGGAGCATCCGGTCGAGACGCGCGCGCTGTTCGCGGGCCTCATCCTCGCCTCGCTCATCGTTCCGATTCGGATGGTGGGCGGATGGCGTCGCCGCGATGTCGCGTACGCGATCCTCGCCGCTGTCGTCGGTTTCGCCTTCGCCTCGATCCCCGCGGCGGATGCGATCCAGCCGCCGATGTGGCTTGTGGCGATCGCGGCCGCGATCGCGGTGTGCGCTCTCGTGATGCCGGGCGTCTCGGGGTCGTTCATCCTGCTCGTGATGGGTCTCTATGCGCCGACGCTCGGCGCGCTCAACGATCGCGACTGGGCGTACATCGGGGTGTTCGCGCTGGGTGCGGTCGTGGGTCTCGGGGCGTTCATCCCGGTTCTGCAGCGGCTGCTGCGCACCCGTCGCAACGTGACGCTCGCGGTCATGACGGGGCTCATGGTGGGTTCGCTGCGCGCCCTGTGGCCGTGGCAGGACGCCACGGGCTCGCCGATCGCTCCCACGGGTGAGGTGTGGCCCGTCGTCGGCCTCATCGTGCTCGGTGTCGTGATCGTGCTCGGCCTGATCGCCGTGGAGCGCGCGGTCGTGGGCGGGCGTCAGGCGCGCGAGCTCGAGGACATCGTGGACGACACCCGGGAGATCCCGCGTCCGGACGCGTCCGGCCGCTGA
- a CDS encoding HIRAN domain-containing protein: MATKVVDINATNLAKSRRTLLLVWQDPNSRRFMKMGQLDALEGNEYAFHYLPEATHPGFAPVAEFPLLDVAYVSNELPAFFANRVLSSDRPNFSQYIEWLGIADLDDYDIPVEVLARTGGGRATDTFHIVDQPRLHQGKLTGRFFVSGIRHVDDAAAVIAHLAAGDSLALELDRANPKNPKAVLINADDGRRIGFVPDWLCGEIHDGIQGGWRVSAIAERVNADAPPHVRVLCRLTAKTV, translated from the coding sequence ATGGCTACAAAAGTCGTTGATATCAACGCAACCAATCTCGCGAAAAGCCGGCGCACCTTGTTGCTGGTCTGGCAAGACCCGAACTCCCGTCGATTCATGAAAATGGGTCAGCTCGATGCTCTTGAGGGCAATGAGTACGCGTTCCACTACCTCCCCGAGGCCACTCACCCAGGGTTCGCGCCAGTGGCGGAGTTCCCGTTGCTAGACGTCGCGTACGTTTCAAATGAGCTTCCCGCATTCTTCGCGAATCGAGTCCTGTCGTCTGATCGCCCAAACTTCTCGCAGTACATCGAGTGGCTGGGCATCGCGGATCTCGACGATTACGACATCCCCGTGGAGGTGCTTGCGCGCACCGGAGGTGGGCGAGCAACCGATACTTTCCACATCGTGGACCAGCCACGCCTACATCAGGGAAAGCTAACCGGTCGGTTCTTCGTGTCGGGCATCCGCCACGTCGATGACGCGGCAGCCGTGATTGCGCACCTCGCGGCCGGGGACTCACTTGCTCTTGAGCTGGATCGCGCAAACCCCAAGAACCCGAAAGCTGTGCTCATCAACGCCGATGATGGGCGACGCATCGGCTTCGTGCCAGATTGGCTCTGCGGGGAGATTCACGATGGGATCCAGGGAGGGTGGCGTGTGTCGGCGATTGCGGAGCGAGTGAATGCTGACGCTCCACCTCACGTGCGCGTCCTGTGCAGGCTCACCGCGAAGACCGTCTAG
- a CDS encoding ABC transporter ATP-binding protein, translating to MTHENVVEVRDLRKRYKGGFEAVRGIDFDIRRGETFALLGPNGAGKSTTIEILEGYRDRTGGTVSVLGVDPQHGGLPWKAKLGIVLQGSGESGTATVREALRQAAGMYPNSRDVEQVIAAVGLESKASTRISKLSGGQQRRVDVALGIIGRPELLFLDEPTTGFDPAARRQFWDLIRSLSDEGTSILLTTHYLDEAAQLSDRAGIIAGGELVAIGAIDEIGGAEARIPIVRWIEDGAVREVRTAEPGAFVARLAATGEPERLEVIRPSLEDIYLGLVGVTATVPSAPALEGSPE from the coding sequence ATGACCCACGAGAACGTCGTCGAAGTGCGGGATCTCCGCAAGCGATACAAGGGCGGCTTCGAAGCCGTCCGCGGCATCGACTTCGACATCCGCCGCGGCGAGACCTTCGCCCTGCTCGGCCCGAACGGCGCTGGCAAGTCCACCACGATCGAGATCCTGGAGGGCTACCGCGACCGCACCGGCGGCACCGTGAGCGTGCTCGGGGTCGACCCGCAGCACGGCGGACTCCCCTGGAAGGCGAAGCTCGGGATCGTGCTCCAGGGCTCGGGCGAGTCGGGCACCGCGACGGTGCGCGAGGCGCTGCGCCAGGCGGCGGGCATGTACCCGAACTCGCGCGACGTGGAGCAGGTGATCGCCGCCGTCGGGCTCGAGTCGAAGGCGTCCACCCGCATCTCGAAGCTCTCGGGAGGCCAGCAGCGCCGTGTGGATGTGGCGCTCGGCATCATCGGACGCCCCGAGCTGCTGTTCCTCGACGAGCCGACCACCGGATTCGACCCCGCGGCACGACGCCAGTTCTGGGACCTCATCCGCTCCCTCTCGGATGAGGGCACGAGCATCCTGCTCACCACCCACTACCTCGACGAGGCCGCTCAGCTCTCGGATCGGGCGGGCATCATCGCGGGTGGCGAACTGGTGGCGATCGGCGCGATCGACGAGATCGGCGGCGCGGAGGCGCGCATTCCGATCGTGCGGTGGATCGAGGACGGCGCGGTGCGGGAGGTCCGCACGGCAGAGCCCGGCGCGTTCGTCGCACGCCTCGCCGCCACGGGCGAACCGGAACGGCTCGAGGTCATCCGCCCGAGCCTCGAGGACATCTACCTGGGGCTCGTCGGCGTGACGGCGACCGTGCCCTCGGCCCCCGCTCTCGAAGGGAGCCCCGAATGA